In Stomoxys calcitrans chromosome 2, idStoCalc2.1, whole genome shotgun sequence, the following proteins share a genomic window:
- the LOC131994716 gene encoding uncharacterized protein LOC131994716, whose amino-acid sequence MRLIEQTTQIAVKNIDNVCSQKKRIVHSTLLPNSIRALIVGPSNCGKTNVMISLIESPNGLKFRNIYIYSKSLYQPKYQYLKKLITPIKGINLFTFSENEKVISPAKANMHSIMVFDDVICDKQNTIRDYFCMGRHKHIDCFYLCQTYTRIPKHLIRDNANMIIIFKQDEMNIKHIYNDHVLGDMTFKDFLKLCSECWKDKYGFLIVSKDDPIDKDYKQNREQIGDRKKADRQQI is encoded by the exons ATGCGTTTAATAGAACAAACTACACAGAttgctgtgaaaaacattgataATGTCTGTTCACAGAAAAAAAGGATTGTGCATAGTACTTTATTACCAAATTCTATACGCGCCCTTATAGTAGGTCCATCAAATTGTGGTAAAACAAATGTTATGATTAGTCTCATAGAAAGCCCTAATGGTCTCAaattcaggaatatatatatatattctaaatctttatatcaaccaaaatatcaatatttaaaaaaattgattactCCAATCAAAGGAATAAACCTATTCACATTCtctgaaaatgaaaaagttatAAGTCCAGCCAAAGCAAATATGCATTCTATAATGGTATTTGATGATGTAATTTGCGATAAACAAAATACTATAAGGGATTATTTTTGTATGGGAAGACATAAACAcattgattgtttttatttatgtcaAACATATACAAGGATTCCTAAACACTTAATACGTGATAATGCAAACATGATTATCATATTTAAGCAAGATGAAATGAATATTAAACATATATATAATGATCATGTCTTGGGTGACATgacatttaaagattttttaaagctTTGTAGTGAATGTTGGAAAGATAAATATGGATTTCTTATTGTGAGCAAGGATGATCCCATTGATAAAG ATTATAAACAGAATAGAGAGCAGATTGGTGACAGAAAGAAAGCAGATCGGCAGCAGATATAA